The following coding sequences are from one Venturia canescens isolate UGA chromosome 5, ASM1945775v1, whole genome shotgun sequence window:
- the LOC122410630 gene encoding uncharacterized protein, with the protein MAENCRPQRSVRPPLRHLDMVALPSTSFSDEHDVGGSYVGNGNIDDVSAIRAALYGCAVLTETEHLVTEGDRQPNVLHDATQNDFDGHHDTDTDFNRQTQYNEQNYDDVNDDSNRRNQDNGRNHYNGHGNILNRQNQCDGHKDFTNGQNHDGREDTTDGLNHYNGPDQQNDITDGRHEPELLVSSLLDLTRTSRGVSTSPEDSRVSHFHDSPQSIEKSAVVPTPLSTESTTLRKILKIVTRMEQEHK; encoded by the coding sequence ATGGCTGAAAACTGTCGTCCTCAACGGTCGGTAAGGCCCCCGTTACGCCATTTAGATATGGTTGCACTGCCATCAACATCATTTTCCGATGAGCACGATGTTGGCGGTAGTTACGTCGGTAACGGCAATATCGATGATGTATCGGCGATTCGAGCTGCGCTCTATGGTTGTGCTGTTCTTACGGAGACAGAGCATCTCGTTACCGAAGGCGATCGTCAACCGAACGTTTTACATGATGCAACACAGAACGATTTTGACGGCCACCACGATACGGATACAGATTTCAACAGACAGACTCAATACAATGAACAAAACTATGACGACGTAAATGACGATTCGAATAGACGAAATCAAGACAACGGACGAAACCATTACAATGGACACGGGAATATTTTAAATAGACAAAATCAATGCGACGGACATAAAGATTTTACAAATGGACAAAACCATGATGGACGTGAGGACACTACAGACGGACTAAATCACTACAACGGACCTGACCAACAGAACGATATAACAGATGGACGGCACGAACCAGAGCTTTTGGTGAGCAGCCTTCTAGATCTGACGAGAACTAGTCGAGGAGTGTCAACATCGCCCGAAGATTCTCGAGTTTCTCATTTTCACGATTCACCGCAATCTATTGAAAAATCGGCTGTGGTCCCAACGCCCTTATCGACCGAGTCAACTACTCTTCGGAAAATTTTAAAGATAGTAACTCGTATGGAACAAGAGCATAAGTAA